The Sporichthyaceae bacterium genomic sequence GCGCGGTGCTCTGCCGACATGCCGGGACCGTCGTCGACCACCGACAGCAGTACCCGCTCGCCGTCGCACCGCACGCCGACCAGCACCGAGCCACCCGCGGCCAACGCGTCCAACGCGTTGGCGATCAGGTTGTCGAGCACCTGTTCCAGGTGGCCCGTCGTCAGCAGCGTCCGGGCCGGGACCTGCTCGCAGCGCAACGTGACCCCACGCTCGGCCGCCACCGGTGCCCAGGCCTGAACCCGCTCGGCGGCCACGTCGGCCAGGTCGACGGGCTCCCGGGTGGCCACCACCGCCTCGGCCCGAGCCACCGCCAGCAGCCCGTCGACGAGCCGGTTCAGCCGGGCCACCTCGGCAAGACAGTCGCGCAGGTCGTCGGTGAGGTGCGCCGGGACGTCCTGGGCCAACAGCTCCAGGCGTAACCGCAGCGCCGACAGCGGCGTCCGCAACTGGTGCGACACGTCCGTGGTCATGACCTGTTGCGCATCCAGCAGTCCGGCGATGCGTTGAGTCATGTCGTCGAAGGCGGCGGTCAACGCCCGCAGCTCCGGTGGGCCGGGGACCGTGCCGATCCGGGTGTCCAGGCGACCTTCCCCGATCCGTTCGGCGCCGGCGCGCAAGGCCTGCAACGGACGTTGGATCCAGCGGGCCAGGGCGACGGCAACCACCGCACCGACTGCCAGCGCGGCCACCCCGGCGCCGGCCAACACCGCCCAGAGTCGGTGCAGGCGGGACCACAGGTTGGCATCGTCGCGGATCAGCACCACGCTGCCCAGGTCCTGGCCGGTGGCCGAGGCCACCTGCGCGCGGACCGTGATGTACCCGGAGATCCGCGGGGCGGCGCCCGAGTTCGCGGTCTGGATCGCCGCGGTGGGCACCGCCCGACCGGCTCGCGCCACGACGTTCCCGGCCGGGTCGAGCACGACGACCCCGTCCGCGGCGCTGACCTTCAGGTTCAGCGGCCCCTGGTCGGTGGTATCGCCGAAGTCGCCGAGATGTTCCTCGGAGGCCGATGCCAACGCTCGGGCGGTGGACTGCACTCCGGCGTCGA encodes the following:
- a CDS encoding HAMP domain-containing sensor histidine kinase yields the protein MTRRIIAGFLLVLSALLLMLVVPLGIVLSRQEDENFDAGVQSTARALASASEEHLGDFGDTTDQGPLNLKVSAADGVVVLDPAGNVVARAGRAVPTAAIQTANSGAAPRISGYITVRAQVASATGQDLGSVVLIRDDANLWSRLHRLWAVLAGAGVAALAVGAVVAVALARWIQRPLQALRAGAERIGEGRLDTRIGTVPGPPELRALTAAFDDMTQRIAGLLDAQQVMTTDVSHQLRTPLSALRLRLELLAQDVPAHLTDDLRDCLAEVARLNRLVDGLLAVARAEAVVATREPVDLADVAAERVQAWAPVAAERGVTLRCEQVPARTLLTTGHLEQVLDNLIANALDALAAGGSVLVGVRCDGERVLLSVVDDGPGMSAEHRARAFDRFSGETARPGHSGLGLAIVGRLVGVDRGQINLVETPGGGLTALLSFPASHVPDGPSRPALLRPA